In Pochonia chlamydosporia 170 chromosome 3, whole genome shotgun sequence, the following are encoded in one genomic region:
- a CDS encoding ankyrin and HET domain-containing protein (similar to Metarhizium acridum CQMa 102 XP_007813646.1), which yields MDNQGDPPPFEYQHLPGQSHIRLLERLDKASDGTLRFAIKLREIDQGPEFHCISYTWGNPFAHGNQFREHFDSVAPQYAWSNKIPILVNDRLLYIHKNLHDALSLLPQDAYVEYMNRPMDGRNGQSYLHVAACNGRTEHVKVWLRCGANPHRTDNDGRTALHYAADEGHVDCVKTLLCYDALKDAQDNDGGTPLSLAMAKGHDNVVDILQTSSSSELGERDPPIRPDKLVWADAICINQADVEEKSAQVSMMDRIYSTATYVTAWLGPHDSHSSLGIQTLNTLHSHLAQFQDSRIEPFSGLDKEEYTKSNIPVISWPEWVALASIYQRQWFSRAWIVQEAILPTVLLMYLGSDTISWAHLGDVSATLRRNEAKLGTASSTAFVPEQDAAVPVVWNMAEVSKWRQTKSNANRTDISNAHEFRGLFTLREMVYNFWTFLASDSRDKIFAFYGVLNMFSSTRWQANYRLSLASVYTSAAREIIREEGNLQTLSACVYPLKRIGNLPTWVPDFSLPAINGIPSQFSADAGLTYTSPENNTPDSTKLHVQGTKVGTISRVSGRRGTGPSEKLLFDSSWLTMLLSLRDNGGYGPNPNLSEILWRTLCMDMSYGSQFDPEAYGSHAPADFASQFQTFMLLIILSEADRLTLQHLDLPISTKNSVIFSDTPYDAMSTDLSSTLDDIEAITSHDGENCSLPSRQEILHYWNHFIFSLVRTTNGTEDGPKDFYLPPGVEQGTHRPVGNGFVNMSSRLARRCFGFSRAFGLVYGGRQLLTVDDKFLGMGALSVREGDEVWVLSGLNAPAVLRVSDAAGHAGGTYEFIGSCYVHGLMHGEVGRGGDVSLVDIELV from the coding sequence ATGGACAATCAAGGCGACCCGCCTCCATTTGAGTATCAACATCTCCCTGGCCAAAGCCATATCCGCCTCCTCGAAAGACTAGACAAAGCTTCAGATGGCACCCTGAGATTCGCCATCAAGCTGCGGGAAATTGACCAGGGACCGGAATTTCATTGCATCTCATACACCTGGGGCAATCCATTCGCACACGGAAACCAATTTCGCGAGCATTTCGACTCTGTTGCGCCCCAGTATGCTTGGTCAAATAAAATTCCGATTCTCGTCAACGACAGGCTACTGTACATTCACAAGAATCTCCACGATGCGCTGAGCTTATTGCCACAAGATGCCTACGTTGAGTACATGAATCGTCCTATGGACGGCAGAAATGGCCAATCGTACCTTCACGTTGCTGCGTGTAATGGTCGAACCGAACACGTCAAAGTCTGGCTGAGGTGCGGTGCCAATCCTCACAGGACGGACAATGATGGCCGAACTGCCCTGCATTATGCGGCGGACGAAGGACATGTTGACTGTGTTAAGACGCTACTATGCTACGATGCATTGAAAGATGCTCAAGATAATGACGGCGGCACTCCCCTTtctctcgccatggccaaaggACACGACAATGTAGTCGACATACTACAGACTTCATCGAGCTCGGAACTGGGAGAAAGAGATCCACCAATTCGACCCGATAAGCTCGTCTGGGCAGACGCAATCTGCATTAACCAAGCTGACGTTGAGGAAAAGTCCGCCCAAGTGAGCATGATGGACCGAATCTACTCAACAGCCACGTATGTAACCGCATGGCTTGGCCCGCACGACTCTCACTCTAGCCTTGGAATCCAGACCCTCAACACACTACACTCTCATCTCGCCCAGTTCCAAGATAGCAGAATTGAACCATTTAGCGGCCTTGATAAAGAAGAGTATACCAAATCCAACATCCCGGTGATATCATGGCCAGAATGGGTTGCTCTAGCCAGCATATATCAACGCCAATGGTTCAGCCGAGCCTGGATCGTCCAGGAGGCCATCCTACCAACAGTGCTTCTCATGTACCTTGGCTCGGACACCATATCCTGGGCACACCTGGGCGACGTATCGGCCACTCTTCGAAGAAACGAAGCAAAGCTCGGCACGGCGAGTTCCACCGCGTTTGTGCCTGAGCAGGACGCCGCGGTGCCAGTCGTCTGGAATATGGCCGAGGTTTCCAAGTGGCGGCAGACGAAGAGCAACGCCAACCGAACAGACATCAGCAATGCCCATGAATTTCGGGGACTATTCACGCTGCGAGAAATGGTGTATAATTTCTGGACATTTCTGGCTTCGGACTCGAGGGATAAAATCTTTGCGTTTTACGGGGTGCTCAACATGTTTTCCAGCACAAGATGGCAAGCGAATTACCGGCTATCATTGGCAAGTGTATACACATCCGCAGCAAGGGAGATTATCCGCGAAGAGGGAAATCTACAGACCCTCTCGGCATGTGTATACCCGTTAAAGAGGATAGGGAATCTGCCCACGTGGGTTCCGGACTTTAGTCTACCTGCCATCAATGGCATACCCAGCCAATTCTCTGCCGACGCTGGCCTCACGTACACTTCACCGGAAAACAACACGCCAGACTCAACCAAGCTTCATGTCCAAGGCACAAAAGTTGGCACCATATCCCGCGTATCCGGCCGTCGCGGCACGGGACCATCTGAAAAACTGCTCTTTGACAGCTCATGGCTCACCATGCTCCTGTCCCTCCGCGACAACGGCGGCTACGGCCCGAACCCAAACCTCTCTGAAATCCTGTGGCGAACTCTGTGCATGGACATGTCGTACGGAAGCCAATTCGACCCCGAAGCGTACGGTTCCCACGCTCCCGCCGACTTTGCCAGCCAGTTCCAGACATTCATGCTTCTCATCATTCTGTCTGAAGCGGATCGCCTGACCCTGCAGCACTTGGACCTCCCCATATCTACCAAGAACAGCGTCATATTCAGCGACACCCCATACGATGCAATGAGCACAGATCTCAGCTCTACCCTCGATGACATCGAGGCAATCACGTCTCATGACGGAGAAAACTGCTCTTTGCCGTCGCGACAAGAGATTCTGCATTATTGGAATCACTTCATCTTCTCGCTCGTTCGAACTACAAACGGGACGGAAGACGGGCCCAAGGACTTTTACCTGCCGCCGGGAGTGGAGCAGGGGACACACCGTCCCGTGGGAaatggcttcgtcaacatgaGTTCGCGGTTGGCGAGGCGCTGCTTTGGATTTAGCAGGGCGTTTGGGCTGGTGTACGGCGGGAGGCAGTTACTTACGGTTGATGACAAGTTTCTCGGCATGGGGGCACTGTCTGTACGGGAAGGGGATGAGGTTTGGGTGTTGTCAGGGTTGAATGCCCCTGCCGTGTTGAGGGTGTCAGATGCTGCTGGGCATGCTGGGGGGACATATGAATTTATTGGGTCGTGCTATGTTCATGGCTTGATGCACGGCGAGgttggccgtggcggagACGTGTCCCTGGTGGATATTGAGCTGGTATGA